The following are from one region of the Anabas testudineus chromosome 2, fAnaTes1.2, whole genome shotgun sequence genome:
- the prmt6 gene encoding protein arginine N-methyltransferase 6 yields MSHVGKKRKLDKSRQDRLYFDSYSDVTIHEEMIADHVRTNTYRTAILRNSESIRGKVVLDVGAGTGVLSVFCAQAGAKKVYAVEACSIAEQAAKIVKHNNMEDRIEVVRGTVETVELPEMVEVIVSEWMGYALLHESMLNSVLYARDKWLKAGGLILPSKAELYIAPISDPVAEDRLHFWYTVKEQYGVDMSCMSDFARGCIMNSDITVNSVTVEDVLSHPARFAELDLHSVTVDHLRSVEGHFRCESFGSATVNAFCVYFTVTFPCPDKAHALVLSTSPFKPETHWKQAVLYLDAPTDVVQDTPVTGTVSMYPSNQSARHICIHVDYTIGEQKRRSKTFSIPDWSAEAQP; encoded by the coding sequence ATGTCTCACgttggaaagaaaagaaaattagatAAAAGCCGGCAGGACCGGCTTTACTTTGACAGCTATTCTGATGTGACCATACACGAGGAAATGATAGCGGACCACGTCCGAACCAACACGTACCGGACGGCGATACTGAGGAACAGTGAGTCCATTCGGGGTAAAGTGGTGCTGGACGTCGGGGCAGGAACCGGCGTTTTAAGCGTCTTCTGTGCACAAGCCGGCGCGAAGAAGGTGTACGCGGTCGAGGCCTGTTCCATAGCCGAGCAGGCCGCGAAGATcgtgaaacacaacaacatggAGGACAGGATAGAGGTGGTCCGAGGCACGGTGGAGACGGTGGAGCTACCGGAGATGGTGGAGGTGATAGTGAGCGAGTGGATGGGTTATGCCCTCCTGCACGAGTCCATGCTCAACTCGGTGCTGTACGCGCGCGACAAGTGGCTGAAGGCCGGCGGCCTCATCCTGCCCAGCAAGGCCGAGCTGTACATCGCCCCCATCAGCGACCCGGTGGCGGAGGACCGGCTACACTTCTGGTACACCGTCAAGGAGCAGTACGGCGTCGACATGTCCTGCATGTCCGACTTCGCCCGCGGGTGTATCATGAACTCCGACATCACGGTGAACTCGGTGACCGTGGAGGACGTGCTCTCCCACCCGGCCCGCTTCGCCGAGCTCGACCTGCACTCGGTGACCGTGGACCACCTGCGCTCCGTGGAGGGCCACTTCAGGTGCGAGTCGTTCGGCTCGGCGACGGTGAACGCTTTCTGTGTGTACTTCACGGTCACTTTCCCCTGCCCGGACAAAGCGCACGCTCTGGTGCTCTCCACATCCCCGTTCAAACCGGAGACGCACTGGAAACAGGCGGTGCTGTACCTCGACGCGCCGACGGACGTGGTGCAGGACACTCCGGTCACCGGCACGGTTAGCATGTATCCCTCAAATCAAAGTGCCAGACACATTTGTATCCACGTGGACTACACGATAGGAGAGCAGAAACGACGCTCCAAGACGTTTTCCATCCCGGACTGGAGCGCTGAGGCTCAGCCGTAA